AAGTCAAATCCAATAGTTGACTTCAAGTTAATGATATTAACTCAATATTATCAATGAGTGGAATTACAGAATTGAACATTACTTTATTTTATCAATGTGCCAAGATTGCAAGGAATATAGATCACAAAGGATATACATAAACTTAGAAACTACACAAAGGTTCTACATAACAATAAACCAAAATATTCAATGCATAATAAAATCAAGAAATATCACAAAACCTTTAGCGTTACAATGGGTTCATATCGAAGGCGCTCCTTTGCTTTTGAGCAATCAAAAGTTCTGTTGCAAGATAGGAGTCTTACTCTTGAAGGTGTTAACTGAGGCACCTTCATACCATATGGACCTAGCAGCTTATATGTATACTCCACCAATAGTGCAATTGGCATGAGAACAAAGGCAGGGATCTTTATTCTTGGCCTGCAAACTAAATGAACTCAGCTAACAGATAAAAGGAATTGATAGAGCCATGACTATACTTTTACAGTTTTTTGGTGGGATAAGCAAAACTATCTCCCATGTTTCTTTTCAATTTAACTATAAGAGATAtagaaattattatttattaataatgatAGAAAAGTAGAAACCAACATTCACATTAACATATAAAAGAAAAACCAGAGCAGCAGTGAACAATCCCACAAAAAGAGAGGTCGCAGAAAGGAATTTTATCtgattataattaaaaattgaaagGATACCAAATAGCAGCTAAGATAAGATGAAAATTTCCAATAATCCCATATCCTTATTTAATAGCAACTTCAGACCTATGCTCAGCATAGGGTTGCACTTTCCACATTATTGAACAAATAACATGTAGTTTTTGTCTGAGTATGTGGTGTCACAAAATTTTAGTGACAAGCTGATGGTTTGCCAGAATGGTTGTATTATTAACAGGGCAGAGGTCATGTAAAATGAACAGCACATAGGGTGTTAAAAAAAATCCGACCAAAAATTTTTGTACTAACTGCAAAATTATCCCGCGAGAGAGTTTGACTACCTAACATAGGGTGCTAATTATGGATTTGTGTGTTTAGCGAAAGGTGTGGAGAAGTAGACAAAAATGAAACCCAAGGACTAGGAGGTGGCAGATGAAAGGTAACAAACAAAGAGACTAGAGGTAATTGAGCTAGAGATAAAGAATCATGGTGGGCGACAAGTGTGCAAGAGAAGGTAAACATGAAGAGGGAATGTTTTAAAGTGTGGTTTTTATGCCGCAATGTGGAAAATTGGAATAAGTATAAGTCGGTTAAGAAGGAGACAAAAGTGGCGGTAAGTGAAGCAAGAACGAGAGTTTATTAGAGTTTTATCAATCTTTTCTTTGGGTATGTAAGATGGTAAGATGCATTTACAAGATAGTGAAGggtcaagaaagaaagaatataGATTTGGATCAAGTTAAGTGCATTAAGGACAATAATGGTGAAGTTTTGGCCACAAACGAGAACATCAACAAAAGATGGAAGAGCTACTTTCACAAGTTATTTAATGATGGACATGAGACTCTTTCGTGCTCAGGTTGGTTACAAACAAGGGAGGAGGACTAAAACTTcatttactataaaaaaattcgGGATTTTGAAGTTAAGGAGACTCTAAAAGGGATGAAGAATGGTAGAGCAGTGAGCCTGGTTAATATCCCTATTGAAGTTTAGAAAAGTTTAGGAAGAAAAAGTGCCTGTTGGTTAGCTAAACtctctaataatattttaaggtCTAAGAGATGTCAAACAAATGGAGTATGGAGGAAGAGCATTTTAGTCCTTATCTACAAGAATCAGGGAAATATACAAAGTTGTGAAAACTATAGAAGGATCAAACTCATGAGCCAACTATGCAGCTGTGGGAAAGGGTGATAGGgtaaaggttgaaacaagagACTCAGGTTTTGGAGTTTGGAGTTTGGTCTTTATCCTAGTAAGATATACCATAAAGGCTATACAGTTGTTATGGAGAATGATGGAAAGGCTTTGAAGTAACAAAAGAATCTATATGTGGTTTTTATTAACTTGAAAAAAAGCATATGATAGGAAGAGAGTAAGAATTACATATATTCACATAATTAAGGACATATACGATGGGGTTACAACGATTGATGTGAAACCCAATATGGTGTAACAGAATAATTTTCTATTGGTGTATGATTACACCAAGGGTTATCTCTAAGCCCATATCTTTTCACACTTGTGTTGGAAGTGCTTACCACGCATATTCAAGAACTTGTACCATGGAGCACACCTTTCACGGATGACATCGTCTTTGGGAGAATAGCAAGAAGAATTGAATGAGAAGTTGGACTTGTAGAGAAAGTACATGGTTCGCACATAAGTCACACTAAGATGGAGTATATAGAATGCAAGTTTAGCAGTGGAAGGGGAAAGACTTACACAGAAGTGAAAATCGGAAAAGATATTACACCACAAGAGATTTAGTATCTTGGTGGTATTATTCAAGACAATGGAGAAATAGATGACAGTGTAAATCATAGGATTCAAGGAGGTTGGTCGAAATGGCAGAGTGCTTCAATTTTTATGTGACAAAAAAAGTACATCTAAAACTTAAGGGTACATTTTATCGCATTGCCATTAGACCAACTATGTTGTATGAACAGAGTGTTGACCGGCAAAAAGTGAACATGAACTTAAATTCAATGTGACTCAAAGGAGTATGCTTCGATGGATAAACACTTGAGCAGTCATATGCGTATGGACATAATAAGGAACAAGGATATGAGAGAAAAAGTTGGAGTAGCTCCCATTGTTGAAAAGATTGTGGAATCTCATTttaggtggtttggacatgtgaagAGAAGGCCAATAGAGCATCTAGTGAGAATGGTGGATCAGATAGCAGATAAACCAGTTATTAGAGGTAGACGACGACCTAAAAGGGCTCTACATAAAGTGGTCAAGCGAGATCTCTGTATAAACTATCTCACCGCAAACATGATACATGATAAGGCACAATGATGTTATTTGATTCATATAGTCAACCCTACCTAGCGGAATAAGGTTTTTCTGttgtatatttttcttattttagcatAAGTATTTGATTAGGATTACTAGGAGTCTACATTGTGATAGTAAATATTTCTTTTTGAGTATTTTCTTATTTGTAGTTTTCGCAAATAATGGATCAATGCTAATTTTCATGCTAAATTGACATGAATTGAGAAACTTTGCTTTTACATCCAGAGGgtcacaataaaaaaaatgagatcTTACATTCAAAAAATAGCATAAGCAAAATGAGAGCAAGAAATATCAAATGACTCATAGTATACCTTTCATATCCGAGACCTTCTAGAATAAGTGACATGAATTCCCAAAATTTTATAGGTTCCATATTTGTTATGAAATATGCCTACAGGAAACAGAGGGGGAAAAAAACTTCAGCACGAAAACACTACAGAAACTGCTAAATTCCTACCTAATCGTGCTAATAACCAAGTTCCTTCCCCACCCCCTCCTTCAGTATGCAAATGCCTAATGAATCTTTCATGAAATGAATAATTTGTTTAAATTAGAATCAAACAAACTAACTAGGTCAAACATAATGTCTTTGCTGAAACGTATATTTTCTAGGTCTTGTCATTCACCCACCCAAAAGAAGAAATCTACCCTTAAATGTATCATCAACTCATCATCATGTTAGCAACTGTGGTTTCTAAAAGAATGTACACCTGTGAATAACTAATAACCCATCGACAATAGAGCAGGATCATCATCACCACCTTCTAAGATGTCCATGTTTAATCTTCATTTACATAATTAACCAAATATTTATATACCAAAAACTGCAATGACAGAATCTTCCAAAGGTACCTCTCCTGCAGCTTTTTTTGAAACTTCCCCCTCTGAAGCTAGAGCTCGGTCAGCACATAAATGGGAATGAGCCACATTTCCAACATAAGTGAAATCATACATGTTATTGCCATCACCAATAATGAACTGTTCAAGAGAGaattataaattaaagaatTAAAGACTTGATGAAATTTTCTGGTAATAAGTTACATGTGCATACCGCTCTGTCCAAATCCATCTTTATTTCAGGAAGCACAATGGTTTTCTATTATTTGCAACAAGCGAATTTCTTTCGATTCATGGATACTTTGAATCAGCAAGCTATGTCCCACTCAAGATTAACTGTCCAGATTAATTAGCTATTGAAGGAGAGTACCAAAATTTACTAGGACACTCATTACATATGCAGTGCAAAGCATAGCCTTCAGCAGAAACTCACATTAAGAGTCAGGAAGTATGACTGAGTATGCCAAAGCATAAGCTACAGGGCTCCACAAAGCAGTAAAGTCAAGCTAATTGCTAACTGTTCTCATTCTGCTCAGCACAAAGGGGAAAGCATAGAACAGACCTAATAAATATTAAGCCTGCCTAAATCACGCAAAAACTACAAAAACGTATTCTATAGCCCATACTCAAATTGCTACATGAACACAAAGTACAATGATGATGCCAGAAACAAAGTCACACACACAAAACCATATCTACAGAATTAGAAGGTACAGCAATATTTACCTTGGTTTTCCCTGCCTTGGCAGCATCAACTGCCGAAGGCACCATCAGTCTATCACCAGGCCCAAAAATGCTACTAGGACGTAGCGAGCAAGTCAGGAGCCCACTAGTTCCATTAGCCTTCAAAACCAAAGCCTCACCCTGAGCTTTAGTGGCAGAATAATGATCATTATGCTGAAAGCAGTGCAAAACTCAGTTTAGGAAAGTGCCAATTACATAAAGAACAGGTTAACAAGATTGAGCAACATTTCAAGTCgccaaaaatataatataaaatgcACCATCCACCAAGCCAGTATTCAAAATGTATGCATTATCTCATGTTACAAGAAACATAGAGAGTAGTTATGGCAGGTACCTTAGGTGGATAGGGCATTGATTCCTTTCCATTATGAATTCCATGAACGCCATCAAATACAACACTAGATGAGCTGGTGTAAACAAGCCGCTTCACTCTAAGTTGAACACAAGCATCAATGACATTCTGTGTTCCTTGCGAAACAAAAATCTCAGTGTCAGTTACTTTTCTTTCAAACGTTCCATCAAACAGTTGGCATTCCATGAAGAAAAACGAACATAAGATTGAGCATTTTACCTTGGACATTGACAGAATGATGAAGCTGATAGTTGTTAATGGATGAGTTTGGAGCAGCCATGTGGAAAACAATCTCACAACCTTCCAATGCTGCAACGAGAAACGACGCCGTTAAACACCATATGTGTTGATAAACGACATTGAAGTAGTTAGGAGAGGTAACCTTTGAGGACGTGTTCCTTGTTACGAAGATCGAGAGAGACGTATTGGGCGCGACCAGAGCTCAAGGCTTGGCCTAGTGTCCCGAGTTGTTCGGATGGTTCGAGTTCGATAGTGGCTCCCAGATCGGCGATGCGAACGAAGTAGGTGTTGTCTTGGATCAACATTTCCACCAGGTGGCGGGCGGCGAAGCCGCGACCTCCGGTGACGACGCACCACTTGTCATCGACGGCCATAGGTGAGGTGATTGGATCACAGATTCAGCTGGGGTGGCAGGCAACAGACCAGGTGAAAGACAAAACGTAACCAGCAACgttctgaaaaccggaccgATCATTTAAGTTACTGGTTCATCAATTTACTAGTTCATGAATACAAAATTGGGGGAATCCAAAATTAAAGCTTATTTAGATTTTAGAATgttaaaaattagaatttagtGAATTTATTTAAGAGTTAAATTCTTTTttggaaaagtctaggggcaacaattttattaaattctgaTTAACATATAACTAGCAAAAGAAAAGTGggtaattttatattattgaataaaattttacacaattaaaaatattattaatagctatttgatggctacaaatcacaaaagttATTGATCCTatcatttctctttttttagaacaattaaaaataaatgattttGTTATAAATATAAGGGTTGGATCCTTGACTAAGAGTTTGATCCTTAATTATAAATAGtctttttcatatatttttaaaattaggtcctctaaattttgaatttttagtttagagagtaaagtgtgatcttccATCCTTTGATAGTTTTTCTCTCATATTTACTCTTGGTCCtatctataaaataaattgtaaaagatcacactttaaagtgatattcaaaatttagaggattCAAATCTTGTTTTTTTACCGTATATAAGGTAGCATTTGTTTTTGGGGGCAGGACACGGAGACATAGACAACACTTGTTTAAAAAGTGTTTGAAAGCAGAGACATGGACAGTGAACATATTGTCTCCGAGACAgttttttatacttttgtgTCCACTCTTTCACGAAGGACAATGATGGACATGGGATTTGGAAGAATGGACACtgacaattttataaattttgttttcctttttttccattattatcccttcttattttttctattgCGTTGTTCAGAGATACTTTTTTCTTCCTGTTCTTTCtctatctctttcttttctagatactctctcttttctatagaattttttattgggggtagataattcttttctttttatcgcTTTACTTCAATACCATTTTAaccttatattatattatttgatttgtaataaaaataataacaaaaataattaatcttaaaatttttgaaagataaatattatcaaaaataaaattgatcttttaaaatgctaaaaaataatttataaattgtaattaattttatataatttaaagaaaaatcagttttttataaagaaaaatcagtttttagataaaaaaaaattagtttttttaaataaaaatagatttttatatgCAAAAACTAATTGGCTTTTTATGtaaaatggatttttttttaaattaaacttttatttaaaattaatttggcttattaacttaaacaaaattttttattaatcaaactcaaatttatttttttttgtttattttaaccATATATATtcctacatattaataataaattttaaaataaaataattatatttataaattttattttaatataaatattaatatatttttttattaaaattttttgcctcttcaaatatttttttcaagttccGTCTGTATTCCTACGTactctcattttttattaaattaatttgtattgatGTAGAAAATTTGGAATCAAATGactattttagtcatttcatataatattttagtcttatCCATGTGTATTCAAACATAATACTAGACATTACATTAGTGTCTTGTCCATCGTATCCGAACACAATACacaaaagataatttttagTGTCTTCGTCATATTGTCTCCGTTTCAGTGTCATGTTCTGTCTTGTCTCTAAAAACAAACGCAACCTAATTAATAATAgaaggaaaagtataggtagataatgaaaatattaaataatgtgaacaatagatatattggattttaatttcattaggtgtacggatggttattttaatattaagatttaggtgaataatttaaaaatgtagtgtatttttattttattggtgATTGTTCATGATATTTAAAATAGTCATTATTTACCTAACACTCCCCATAATTGAATTATCTATCGTTTTCCATATTCTCTCCTCTCCTTTTCTCACACCCTAATCCTTATTTTTACAacagatttaaatttttttgaaaattttaattctcaTGTTTACTTCATTTGTAAATCAAACTAAAAGAAATTTGATTTCCAAATTCACTCGCACACTCATCAAATTTGAATTCTATTttgttaatatattataattattttaaatcatggaattaaattttaaataaaaatgaattatTTTCTTAAAGGAAATAGAATTATTTTCTTATGTTAAATGATTTTCAAACAAACTCTAAGAATAATTACAAGACTTCTCATTTAAATTgtcatataattttttgtaaatccatactaaaattatatatcataaaaattgatttaaatttaatatgaGATTTATCACTATAATGCTTAATCATATtccaatttaaattattttaaataatttgaattaaattctaaaaatttaactaaaataaaaatatagaattacaaaattaataattatataccatatttaaaaaatattacacgCTAATAGAATTAGACTTTAAAATATTACCTAATTAAGATTAACAACATTAAAAGAAaac
This sequence is a window from Arachis stenosperma cultivar V10309 chromosome 10, arast.V10309.gnm1.PFL2, whole genome shotgun sequence. Protein-coding genes within it:
- the LOC130954760 gene encoding 3beta-hydroxysteroid-dehydrogenase/decarboxylase-like isoform X2; this translates as MAVDDKWCVVTGGRGFAARHLVEMLIQDNTYFVRIADLGATIELEPSEQLGTLGQALSSGRAQYVSLDLRNKEHVLKALEGCEIVFHMAAPNSSINNYQLHHSVNVQGTQNVIDACVQLRVKRLVYTSSSSVVFDGVHGIHNGKESMPYPPKHNDHYSATKAQGEALVLKANGTSGLLTCSLRPSSIFGPGDRLMVPSAVDAAKAGKTKAYFITNMEPIKFWEFMSLILEGLGYERPRIKIPAFVLMPIALLVEYTYKLLGPYGMKVPQLTPSRVRLLSCNRTFDCSKAKERLRYEPIVTLKEGLQRTINSFSHLRAENQLKAKREGASKASIYLGSGRVADTLLWKDRKQTFTTLLVLIAIYLSFIAPGNTFITALSNLLLFASIFLFIHGILPAKILGYTVQKMPKSWFHLSEDMSHQLAVSVVSVWNIPMNVLKSLAQGTEWMLFFKVVFSSLLLSFFGAFSLQNLYKIGLTTAFIAFYIYEKKEEEIDDLFIKALSFGCKLKSDAIRKFLPSKKSD
- the LOC130954760 gene encoding 3beta-hydroxysteroid-dehydrogenase/decarboxylase-like isoform X1 — translated: MAVDDKWCVVTGGRGFAARHLVEMLIQDNTYFVRIADLGATIELEPSEQLGTLGQALSSGRAQYVSLDLRNKEHVLKALEGCEIVFHMAAPNSSINNYQLHHSVNVQGTQNVIDACVQLRVKRLVYTSSSSVVFDGVHGIHNGKESMPYPPKHNDHYSATKAQGEALVLKANGTSGLLTCSLRPSSIFGPGDRLMVPSAVDAAKAGKTKFIIGDGNNMYDFTYVGNVAHSHLCADRALASEGEVSKKAAGEAYFITNMEPIKFWEFMSLILEGLGYERPRIKIPAFVLMPIALLVEYTYKLLGPYGMKVPQLTPSRVRLLSCNRTFDCSKAKERLRYEPIVTLKEGLQRTINSFSHLRAENQLKAKREGASKASIYLGSGRVADTLLWKDRKQTFTTLLVLIAIYLSFIAPGNTFITALSNLLLFASIFLFIHGILPAKILGYTVQKMPKSWFHLSEDMSHQLAVSVVSVWNIPMNVLKSLAQGTEWMLFFKVVFSSLLLSFFGAFSLQNLYKIGLTTAFIAFYIYEKKEEEIDDLFIKALSFGCKLKSDAIRKFLPSKKSD